A stretch of Caldanaerobius polysaccharolyticus DSM 13641 DNA encodes these proteins:
- a CDS encoding carbohydrate ABC transporter permease produces MAKGKIPLDVKIFNIIAYIAVGFVTLWCLIPFVIVVSGSFTSEEYILKYGFSLFPKDFSIEAYKVALQNPMAVLRAYGVTISLTVIGTFLGLFITSMTSYVLTRKDFEWRNKFAFYFYFTTLFNGGLVPWYILMVKYLHLKDSYLALLLPPLLNVFNILVMKSYMSGIPDAITESAKIDGAGDFTIFIKLILPLAKPALATVGLFIALGYWNDWYDSMLFIQNENLYSLQYFLYKIVNNIEAYKNIVSQTGGSISVNISLPSESLKMALTVIVTGPIVLLYPFIQKYFVKGITIGAVKG; encoded by the coding sequence ATGGCAAAAGGGAAAATACCATTGGATGTAAAGATATTCAATATTATTGCCTATATTGCCGTAGGTTTTGTGACTCTATGGTGTTTAATACCTTTTGTAATAGTCGTTTCAGGTTCATTTACTTCGGAAGAGTATATTTTAAAGTATGGTTTTAGCCTTTTTCCAAAAGATTTTTCTATAGAGGCATATAAAGTTGCATTACAAAACCCAATGGCGGTATTGAGAGCTTATGGGGTCACTATAAGTTTAACTGTTATTGGAACATTTCTCGGATTATTTATTACATCTATGACTTCGTATGTGTTGACAAGAAAGGATTTTGAGTGGAGAAACAAATTTGCTTTTTACTTCTATTTTACTACTTTGTTTAATGGTGGACTGGTGCCTTGGTATATTTTAATGGTAAAGTATTTACATTTAAAAGACAGCTACTTAGCGCTTTTATTACCGCCCTTATTAAATGTTTTTAATATTTTAGTTATGAAAAGCTATATGAGTGGTATACCCGATGCTATAACCGAATCTGCAAAAATTGATGGCGCAGGAGATTTCACCATATTTATAAAATTAATATTGCCGTTGGCCAAACCAGCTCTAGCCACAGTAGGCCTTTTTATCGCTTTGGGTTATTGGAATGATTGGTATGATTCGATGTTGTTTATTCAAAATGAAAACTTATATAGTTTACAATATTTTCTATATAAGATAGTTAATAATATTGAAGCTTATAAAAATATAGTGTCTCAAACAGGAGGTAGTATCAGTGTGAATATAAGTTTACCGAGTGAATCTTTAAAGATGGCACTTACAGTTATAGTTACAGGACCTATAGTACTCCTATATCCCTTTATTCAGAAATATTTCGTTAAAGGTATTACAATTGGAGCTGTCAAAGGATAA
- a CDS encoding ABC transporter permease, producing the protein MEENFLYRIKTQNRLKKGFLYKVKKYKTLLLMLLPAVIYYFIFSYIPMTGVVLAFKRFNFRDGIWGSPWVGFDNFKFFFISGQAFKVTRNTILYNLAFIVINTILQIAMAIFISEMRGKYFKKVSQSIMFFPYFISWVIVSVIVYNFFNYEHGIFNSLLKFVGFKPVDIYSMPVAWIFIIILFNAWKNVGYGSVLYLAAIMGIDQEIYEAAAIDGANIFQRIIYVTIPGLVPTMIILILLAIGNIFRGDFQMFYQLVGNNGPLFDVTDVIDTFTFRSLLQTNEFGMAAASGFYQSVFCFVTILLANFLVKKYDKDYSLF; encoded by the coding sequence GTGGAAGAAAATTTTTTGTACAGAATTAAAACACAAAATAGGTTGAAAAAAGGTTTTTTATACAAAGTTAAAAAATATAAAACTTTGCTGCTAATGCTTTTGCCTGCTGTGATATATTATTTTATATTTAGTTACATACCAATGACAGGTGTAGTATTAGCTTTTAAAAGGTTTAATTTTAGAGATGGTATTTGGGGTAGTCCTTGGGTAGGGTTTGATAATTTTAAGTTCTTTTTTATATCCGGGCAGGCCTTTAAAGTCACGAGAAATACAATTTTATACAATTTAGCGTTTATTGTAATAAATACTATTCTTCAGATTGCTATGGCTATATTTATATCTGAAATGCGAGGAAAATATTTTAAAAAGGTGAGTCAATCGATAATGTTTTTTCCTTATTTTATATCGTGGGTTATAGTAAGTGTTATCGTTTATAATTTTTTTAATTATGAACACGGTATTTTTAATTCTTTATTAAAATTTGTAGGTTTTAAACCTGTTGATATATATTCTATGCCAGTTGCTTGGATTTTCATTATAATCTTATTTAATGCATGGAAAAATGTTGGATATGGAAGTGTACTGTATTTAGCTGCGATTATGGGTATAGATCAAGAAATATATGAAGCCGCAGCAATAGATGGAGCTAATATATTTCAGAGAATCATTTATGTAACTATTCCTGGTCTGGTGCCTACGATGATAATATTAATATTATTGGCTATAGGTAATATATTTAGAGGCGATTTTCAAATGTTTTATCAACTTGTTGGCAATAATGGACCTCTTTTTGATGTTACAGATGTTATTGATACATTTACTTTTAGGTCACTTTTGCAGACTAACGAATTTGGTATGGCTGCTGCTTCGGGATTTTATCAATCTGTGTTTTGTTTTGTAACAATATTATTAGCAAATTTTTTAGTTAAAAAGTATGATAAAGATTATTCGCTGTTTTAG
- a CDS encoding response regulator transcription factor — MFNILIVDDEVFTRESIIEQIPWNKLGITEIQQAYDGVNALEISSRFKPDILLTDVRMPRMDGIELSFKLREIYPSCEIIFMSGYSDKEYLKSAIKLKAISYVEKPIDIEELQTAIKNAIAVKSKMLKLNENIKKHIALQVITQNIDINELKELLGNYHFNQLSKCYFITILINIVNVDKIDQKAVLTNIEKIATKNDFGSISCFKDEKIILLHLYHNDERKFIKEQIEALCYNISQFLKQYSNFFICVGKKVSGILNIFESYQVALNNLCKTFFYDYCSIINCNNNEGYIYSLDKNVIEDFYKYLSQENKYESIFLIKRLTYELKKCTNTPVNYIKDIYYRLFLQLTKYANERNINLIQNDLNNTSTFEIFSSFCNIMEMEEYLIKKIEFVFNYLAQKCEYNTVSRIIKYIHDNYTDVNLSLTTISKNFYFSPAYVCKTFKKQTGKTINKYITELRLYKAKELLKDQNIKIKDIAIKVGYSDENYFTKLFKKDTGLTPSEYRRKILSTY; from the coding sequence ATGTTCAACATACTTATTGTAGATGACGAAGTTTTCACACGAGAAAGTATAATTGAACAAATTCCCTGGAATAAATTAGGTATCACAGAGATTCAACAAGCTTACGATGGAGTAAATGCACTTGAAATCTCTTCTAGATTCAAACCTGATATACTATTAACAGATGTGAGAATGCCACGTATGGATGGTATAGAACTATCTTTCAAATTAAGGGAAATTTATCCTTCCTGTGAAATCATTTTCATGAGTGGGTATTCAGACAAAGAATATCTTAAATCTGCTATAAAACTTAAAGCTATAAGTTATGTTGAAAAACCAATAGATATAGAAGAATTACAAACTGCGATTAAAAATGCAATCGCTGTAAAATCAAAAATGTTAAAATTAAATGAAAATATCAAGAAACATATAGCACTTCAAGTAATCACTCAAAATATTGATATTAATGAGCTTAAAGAGCTTTTAGGGAACTATCATTTTAACCAGCTGAGTAAATGCTATTTTATTACAATTTTAATTAATATTGTAAATGTAGATAAAATAGATCAAAAAGCCGTGCTTACTAATATAGAAAAAATAGCTACAAAAAATGATTTTGGAAGCATCTCATGTTTTAAAGATGAAAAAATTATACTCCTTCATCTGTATCACAATGACGAAAGAAAATTTATAAAAGAACAAATAGAAGCGTTATGTTATAATATTTCTCAATTTTTAAAACAATATAGCAACTTTTTTATATGTGTTGGTAAAAAAGTCAGTGGCATTCTTAACATTTTTGAGTCGTATCAAGTTGCATTAAACAATTTATGCAAAACTTTCTTTTATGATTATTGCTCTATAATCAACTGCAATAATAATGAAGGATACATTTATAGTCTTGATAAAAATGTCATTGAAGATTTTTACAAATACCTTTCACAAGAAAATAAATACGAAAGCATTTTTCTAATAAAAAGACTTACCTATGAATTAAAAAAATGCACCAATACTCCTGTTAACTATATAAAAGACATATACTATAGACTTTTCTTGCAATTAACGAAGTATGCAAACGAAAGAAATATAAATTTAATACAAAACGATTTAAACAATACAAGCACATTTGAAATATTTTCTTCATTTTGCAACATTATGGAAATGGAAGAATACCTTATCAAAAAAATTGAATTTGTTTTTAATTATCTAGCTCAAAAATGTGAATATAACACAGTTTCGCGAATAATAAAATATATTCATGATAATTATACAGATGTAAATTTATCATTAACAACAATTAGCAAAAATTTTTATTTTTCTCCTGCCTATGTCTGTAAAACATTTAAAAAGCAAACTGGCAAAACTATAAATAAATACATAACAGAATTGAGATTGTATAAGGCTAAAGAGCTTTTAAAAGATCAAAATATTAAAATAAAGGATATTGCCATTAAAGTAGGATACTCTGATGAAAATTATTTTACAAAATTATTCAAGAAAGATACAGGGTTAACACCTTCAGAATATAGGAGAAAGATTCTTTCAACTTATTAA
- a CDS encoding ABC transporter substrate-binding protein, which yields MKILKKGRHLKVRKILKKISLVLALVLVIASLFTGCTKTRTSVSTSNGKNGLSPVTLKMYLLGDKPKDFERVYAEVNKLMKQKINATLDVQFIPWGDLNSKYPLLFSSGEDFDLIFTAAGWCFYNQIATSGGFLELTPEMLQKYAPNTWKYEPKLAWDQAKVNGKIYMVPNDQKEYGYNVIGVRGDLMEKYGISDIKSEADLEKYYDAILKNEKGIVPIVNGGGQNLEWPYLLEGNEFAQVRGTGSEPLFVYKITDSSGKILSIVDTPEFKDYVLKMRELAVKGVWSKNSISSKETRDDAFKAGRAASMVWNLGTVSADVTTMNKEHPEWKARVVDIHPGVKKLINPYTNNGIAINANSKNPERALMAIDLLRYDRDIHDLATYGIKGVHWEPVGDTQYKLLPGSVNFSEINNSSWGWHTHINRTDANQPEIVKQLTDKWTKEDLVHHPLEGFTFDDSKVKNEMAAINNVVTQYGLPLNLGMISDPIKGIETYRQKLKAAGLYKVLEEIQKQADQYMKEHK from the coding sequence ATGAAAATATTAAAGAAGGGGAGGCATTTAAAAGTGAGAAAAATTTTAAAAAAAATAAGTCTTGTGCTTGCATTAGTTTTGGTTATAGCTTCACTATTTACTGGTTGTACAAAAACCAGGACAAGTGTAAGTACCAGTAATGGGAAAAATGGTTTAAGTCCTGTCACACTTAAAATGTATCTTTTAGGAGATAAACCAAAAGATTTCGAACGTGTTTATGCTGAAGTAAATAAGTTGATGAAGCAGAAAATTAATGCAACATTAGATGTCCAATTTATACCTTGGGGAGATTTAAATAGTAAATACCCATTGCTGTTTTCCTCTGGTGAAGATTTTGATTTAATTTTTACTGCAGCAGGATGGTGTTTTTACAATCAGATAGCTACTAGTGGTGGATTTTTAGAATTGACACCTGAAATGTTACAAAAATATGCACCAAATACATGGAAATATGAGCCTAAGCTTGCGTGGGATCAAGCAAAAGTAAACGGGAAAATATATATGGTACCTAATGATCAAAAGGAATATGGATATAATGTTATCGGCGTAAGAGGAGATCTCATGGAGAAATACGGCATATCTGATATAAAAAGCGAAGCAGATCTAGAAAAATATTATGATGCTATTTTGAAAAATGAAAAGGGCATTGTGCCTATAGTCAATGGCGGTGGACAAAATCTTGAATGGCCGTATTTGTTAGAAGGAAATGAGTTTGCTCAGGTACGTGGTACGGGATCAGAGCCATTGTTTGTATATAAAATAACTGATAGCTCGGGAAAAATACTTTCTATAGTTGACACTCCAGAATTTAAAGATTATGTGTTAAAAATGAGAGAATTGGCAGTTAAAGGTGTATGGTCTAAAAATTCTATTTCCAGTAAAGAAACTAGAGATGATGCTTTTAAAGCGGGAAGGGCCGCATCCATGGTATGGAACCTTGGAACAGTTTCAGCTGATGTTACTACAATGAATAAAGAGCATCCAGAATGGAAAGCACGAGTTGTAGATATACACCCCGGGGTTAAGAAATTAATTAATCCATATACAAATAATGGTATAGCTATAAATGCCAATTCAAAAAATCCCGAAAGAGCGTTAATGGCTATAGACCTTTTAAGATATGATCGTGACATACATGATTTAGCGACTTATGGAATTAAAGGAGTTCATTGGGAACCAGTGGGTGATACTCAATATAAACTTTTACCAGGTTCAGTTAATTTTTCAGAAATTAATAATTCTTCTTGGGGATGGCATACGCATATAAATCGTACAGATGCCAATCAGCCTGAAATAGTAAAACAATTAACTGATAAATGGACAAAAGAGGATCTTGTTCATCATCCATTAGAAGGCTTTACCTTTGACGATTCAAAAGTAAAAAATGAAATGGCAGCGATCAACAATGTCGTTACTCAATATGGGCTTCCGCTAAACCTTGGGATGATATCAGACCCAATTAAAGGAATCGAAACTTATAGGCAAAAGTTAAAAGCAGCTGGTTTATATAAAGTGCTAGAAGAAATTCAAAAACAAGCGGATCAATATATGAAAGAGCATAAGTA